The Hyalangium gracile genome contains a region encoding:
- a CDS encoding HEAT repeat domain-containing protein gives MPGKHRILLFLTLLLLGITAGGVALKSNDLPASEAPQATSKPRSTAPAEPASALPAPSARKAMESAREWVPGMKYRYTLSSSQEVNFTSSQPGAETPPGLRFHLRGEWSVGVVSVDGEQVHARIQLVPSTAEVNLNGESRLAPEVRRTFEAGLAQPFFITLHRSGAVQFVHFEQGTDILVQGLLRATVAATQHVLSGAPQETWRTEEQDTTGLYSAQYTRKGPAHFEKTKLAYSHLATPDGLQPLNAGPRVSISALASFELGTDFWAESLQGREHLEVDSGPSMFTVVSSLQVSLTLKERSRDRTLIGSFLDRYSELTTLPLASYQGEGQDPKVELRQILAGKNFDALVKELRSLPADEKQSETARSQALQQLRALFLLEPGQALLVHDTLRAGMDPLAASPLLGALSSASTPEAVQALSSIVRDESLAGPVRMDATSALGMASTPTDEGVAALRELSHDANPELADTATLGLGSASMMMNDSRPRDAESLVHELDSAYRSSSSPEQQALMLRALGNTRHPSALPTLQSALSSTSPEVRTAAVEALRNMPAPSADQLLASVLLQDPTAEVRQTAVFASSFRPLAPLLPVLSQALRMDSSDLVRREIITLAGDQFRAVPEARSLLEWSSQNDPSPGLRRTALTFLSSRTH, from the coding sequence ATGCCTGGAAAGCACCGCATCCTCCTCTTCCTCACGCTGCTCCTCCTGGGAATCACCGCGGGAGGGGTGGCCCTGAAGTCGAACGACCTGCCCGCTTCCGAGGCGCCTCAGGCCACCTCGAAGCCCCGCTCCACCGCTCCCGCCGAGCCGGCCTCCGCGCTGCCCGCTCCTTCCGCGCGGAAGGCCATGGAGAGCGCTCGGGAGTGGGTGCCCGGCATGAAGTACCGCTACACGCTGAGCTCCAGCCAGGAGGTGAACTTCACCTCCTCCCAGCCCGGTGCCGAGACGCCCCCGGGCCTGCGCTTCCACCTCCGAGGCGAGTGGAGCGTGGGAGTCGTCTCCGTGGACGGAGAGCAGGTCCACGCCCGCATCCAATTGGTGCCCTCCACCGCCGAGGTGAACCTGAACGGGGAGAGCCGGCTCGCGCCCGAGGTGCGTCGCACCTTCGAGGCCGGCCTGGCCCAGCCCTTCTTCATCACCCTGCACCGCTCCGGTGCCGTGCAGTTCGTCCACTTCGAGCAGGGCACCGACATCCTCGTGCAGGGGCTGCTGCGCGCCACCGTGGCCGCCACCCAGCACGTGCTGTCCGGCGCTCCCCAGGAGACCTGGCGCACCGAGGAGCAGGACACCACGGGGCTCTACTCCGCCCAGTACACCCGCAAGGGCCCCGCGCACTTCGAGAAGACCAAGCTGGCCTACTCGCACCTGGCCACCCCCGACGGGCTCCAGCCGCTGAACGCCGGCCCGCGCGTGAGCATCAGCGCCCTCGCCTCCTTCGAGCTGGGCACGGACTTCTGGGCCGAGTCCCTCCAGGGCCGCGAGCACCTCGAGGTGGACTCCGGGCCGTCCATGTTCACCGTCGTCAGCTCGCTGCAGGTGAGCCTGACGCTGAAGGAGCGCAGCCGCGACCGCACCCTGATCGGCTCCTTCCTGGATCGCTACAGCGAGCTCACCACCCTGCCGCTGGCGAGCTACCAGGGCGAGGGCCAGGACCCCAAGGTGGAGCTGCGCCAGATTCTCGCGGGCAAGAACTTCGACGCGCTGGTGAAGGAGCTGCGCAGCCTGCCCGCCGACGAGAAGCAGAGCGAGACCGCGCGCAGCCAGGCCCTGCAGCAGCTGCGCGCGCTCTTCCTCCTGGAGCCCGGCCAGGCCCTCCTCGTGCACGACACCCTGCGCGCCGGAATGGACCCGCTGGCCGCCAGCCCGCTGCTCGGCGCGCTCTCCTCCGCCAGCACCCCGGAGGCCGTCCAGGCGCTCTCCTCCATCGTCCGTGACGAGTCGCTCGCCGGACCGGTGCGCATGGACGCCACCTCCGCGCTGGGCATGGCCAGCACCCCCACCGACGAAGGCGTGGCCGCGCTGCGCGAGCTGTCGCACGACGCCAACCCCGAGCTGGCCGACACCGCCACGCTGGGCCTGGGCAGCGCCTCCATGATGATGAACGACAGCCGGCCGCGCGATGCCGAGTCGCTCGTGCACGAGCTGGACAGCGCCTACCGCTCCTCCAGCAGCCCCGAGCAGCAGGCCCTGATGCTGCGCGCCCTGGGCAACACGCGCCACCCCAGCGCGCTGCCCACCCTGCAGTCGGCCCTGTCCTCCACGTCCCCCGAGGTGCGCACCGCCGCCGTCGAGGCCCTGCGCAACATGCCCGCCCCCAGCGCGGACCAGCTGCTCGCGAGCGTCCTCCTGCAGGACCCCACCGCCGAGGTGCGCCAGACGGCCGTCTTCGCCAGCAGCTTCCGTCCCCTGGCCCCGCTGCTGCCGGTGCTCTCCCAGGCCCTGCGCATGGACAGCTCCGACCTGGTCCGCCGGGAGATCATCACGCTGGCTGGTGATCAGTTCCGCGCCGTCCCCGAGGCGCGCTCCCTCCTCGAGTGGAGCAGCCAGAACGACCCGAGCCCGGGCCTGCGCCGCACCGCCCTCACCTTCCTCAGCTCGCGGACTCACTGA
- a CDS encoding TonB C-terminal domain-containing protein yields MKPAPSRHRLAPAILASVLLHLAVAAWLWLAAPRASSVPSPAPVSAEPNSVELEFIDVPPAAPPLPKEPAASPAPAKRSAARPARRQQPAAPVAESPPPAKPAERQEDRPMAEPGGEDAPRKLVLVPSWPGGVPGAGAPTAEPESRGRTLRPGDPALEPESSAETSERLTARVQDWMDDGAAGARARGIGQHPYFEGVRESLDGALGSAEGGEARDLGIWNPMAGVMKSYTQAAEEYGKTGNPGGAPPPQHPLHSEKVAEIFRHEPAADRLRMQIQARETLEALNNRSPLLTVTLELRLDRSGELVDAKLTDPSGNPLFDAFVLKVVPGALTSLTPPPEEALRGRDVLRTQWMVEGWLYTPQALRESLASLATGTLTLPLGLLMDPSNAALRPRFEYRARLLKVY; encoded by the coding sequence ATGAAGCCCGCTCCCTCTCGCCACAGGCTTGCCCCCGCGATCCTTGCCTCGGTGCTCCTGCACCTGGCTGTCGCCGCGTGGCTGTGGCTGGCGGCTCCCCGGGCTTCATCCGTCCCGAGCCCGGCGCCCGTGAGCGCGGAGCCGAACTCCGTGGAGCTGGAGTTCATCGACGTGCCGCCCGCGGCCCCGCCTCTCCCGAAGGAGCCTGCCGCCAGCCCAGCGCCAGCGAAGCGCTCGGCCGCCCGGCCTGCCCGCCGACAGCAGCCGGCCGCGCCCGTGGCTGAGAGCCCGCCCCCCGCCAAGCCCGCCGAGCGCCAGGAGGATCGGCCCATGGCGGAGCCGGGAGGAGAGGATGCGCCGCGCAAGCTGGTGCTCGTTCCTTCGTGGCCAGGAGGGGTTCCCGGTGCCGGCGCTCCCACCGCGGAGCCGGAGTCCCGGGGCCGTACCTTGCGCCCGGGTGATCCGGCCCTCGAGCCCGAGTCCTCGGCCGAGACCTCGGAGCGGCTCACCGCGCGCGTCCAGGACTGGATGGACGATGGAGCGGCGGGGGCTCGCGCCCGAGGCATCGGACAGCACCCCTACTTCGAAGGGGTCCGCGAGTCGCTCGATGGGGCACTCGGTAGCGCCGAGGGCGGCGAGGCTCGCGATCTCGGGATCTGGAACCCCATGGCGGGCGTCATGAAGAGCTACACGCAAGCCGCCGAGGAGTACGGCAAGACGGGCAACCCGGGAGGAGCCCCGCCCCCACAGCATCCCCTTCACAGCGAGAAGGTCGCGGAGATCTTCAGGCACGAGCCCGCGGCGGACCGGCTGCGGATGCAGATCCAGGCGCGCGAGACGCTGGAGGCGCTGAACAACCGCAGCCCCCTGCTCACCGTCACCCTCGAGCTGCGCCTGGACCGCAGCGGGGAGCTCGTGGACGCCAAGCTCACCGACCCTTCTGGCAACCCGCTCTTCGATGCCTTCGTGCTGAAGGTCGTCCCAGGGGCGCTCACCTCGCTGACGCCTCCTCCGGAAGAAGCGCTCCGGGGACGCGACGTCCTCAGGACCCAGTGGATGGTGGAGGGCTGGCTCTACACGCCCCAGGCGCTGAGGGAGTCGCTCGCCAGCCTCGCCACCGGCACGCTCACGCTCCCGTTGGGGCTCCTCATGGATCCCTCCAACGCCGCGCTGCGCCCCCGCTTCGAGTACCGGGCGCGCCTGCTCAAGGTCTACTGA
- a CDS encoding bestrophin family protein translates to MIQYDPHRWLHHFFDLKGSMVREIVGRMLVSTVWAVGVVAFHRYVRPVDIPSTVHGLVGVALGLLLVFRTNSSYDRFWEGRKLWGGIVNETRNLARAAGVFLRERDPELYRTLVRWTAVFPSSAASGLRGVRNLGPIAAQLPPGDVQQVAAAQHATLAVAWRMSEALAEGRRRGYYNEYTQMALDQNVQLLIDYVGGCERIHRTPMPFAYMVHLRRALVLYCYSLPFALVDSFGWLAVVATFLVSYVFLGIEEIGVEIEDPFGVDENDLPLEQICGVIHANLLALLPPETSQSPGVPEKVAQSQ, encoded by the coding sequence ATGATCCAATACGATCCCCACCGATGGCTGCACCACTTCTTCGACCTGAAGGGGTCGATGGTCCGCGAGATCGTCGGACGCATGCTCGTCTCCACGGTGTGGGCCGTGGGAGTGGTGGCGTTCCACCGCTACGTCCGACCGGTGGACATCCCCAGCACGGTGCATGGGCTGGTGGGGGTGGCGCTCGGCCTGCTCCTGGTGTTCCGGACCAACTCCTCCTATGACCGCTTCTGGGAAGGCCGGAAGCTGTGGGGAGGCATCGTCAACGAGACGCGCAACCTGGCGCGGGCCGCGGGCGTCTTCCTCCGAGAGCGCGACCCGGAGCTCTACCGGACGCTGGTGCGCTGGACCGCCGTGTTCCCCAGCTCCGCGGCCTCGGGCCTGAGAGGGGTGAGGAACCTCGGGCCCATCGCCGCGCAGCTTCCGCCGGGGGACGTCCAGCAGGTCGCAGCCGCCCAGCACGCGACGCTCGCGGTGGCATGGCGCATGAGCGAAGCGCTGGCGGAGGGGCGCCGCCGCGGTTACTACAACGAGTACACGCAGATGGCGCTGGACCAGAACGTCCAGCTGCTCATCGACTACGTCGGTGGCTGCGAGCGCATCCACAGGACGCCCATGCCCTTCGCGTACATGGTGCACCTGCGCCGGGCGCTCGTCCTCTACTGCTACTCGTTGCCGTTCGCTCTGGTGGACAGCTTCGGATGGCTGGCGGTGGTGGCCACCTTCCTCGTCTCGTACGTCTTCCTCGGCATCGAGGAGATCGGCGTGGAGATCGAGGATCCCTTCGGCGTGGATGAGAACGATCTGCCGCTCGAGCAGATCTGCGGCGTCATCCACGCCAACCTCCTGGCGCTGCTGCCTCCCGAGACGTCCCAGTCCCCGGGCGTACCGGAGAAGGTCGCGCAGTCCCAGTAG
- a CDS encoding PTS fructose-like transporter subunit IIB, with amino-acid sequence MNVIIVTACPSGVATTFLAARGLERAATRRGWKPFVEMHSQLEPLVPLDKATIDAADLVVVATSAPVPLERFVGKRVYQATIAQALPEPDAFLARAESQAATLPQAAGRGGLEATSKAPAPASAQGQKKLVAITACPTGVAHTFMAAEALTQAASGLGYPIRVETQGSVGAQNKLTAEEIRNADAVILACDIEVDTSRFAGKRVWRTSTGTALKKSTQTIQDALEKAQVQGGGTGSAETPAGSGGGGAPGARRGPYKHLLTGVSFMLPMVVAGGLLIALSFVFGIEAFKEEGSLAAALMRVGGGTAFKLMVPLLAGYIAYSIADRPGITPGMIGGYLASELGAGFLGGIAAGFIAGYSARLLSRSLKLPVSVESLKPILIIPLVASLLTGLVMIYVIGTPVAAIMSSLTTFLKNMGSGNAIMLGALLGAMMCFDLGGPVNKAAYTFGVGLLAEGGAGAQLPMAAIMAAGMVPPLGLGVASLLARAKFSEPEREAGKASLVLGLCFISEGAIPFMAKDPFRVIPTCMVGGAITGALSMFFGVQLMAPHGGLFVLLIPHAVSHVALYLLALAIGTGIIGGGYALLKTGKAEMPEATEQPRNAPVAARPP; translated from the coding sequence ATGAACGTCATCATCGTCACGGCCTGTCCCAGCGGCGTGGCCACGACCTTCCTCGCCGCTCGGGGCCTCGAGCGCGCCGCGACCCGACGCGGCTGGAAGCCCTTCGTGGAGATGCACAGCCAGCTCGAGCCGCTCGTCCCGCTCGACAAGGCCACGATCGATGCCGCCGACCTGGTGGTCGTCGCGACGAGCGCGCCGGTGCCGCTCGAGCGGTTCGTCGGCAAGCGCGTCTATCAGGCGACCATCGCGCAGGCGCTGCCGGAGCCGGATGCGTTCCTGGCGCGGGCCGAGAGCCAGGCCGCGACGCTGCCCCAGGCCGCTGGCCGTGGAGGGCTGGAGGCCACATCCAAGGCACCGGCGCCGGCATCCGCCCAGGGACAGAAGAAGCTCGTGGCCATCACCGCCTGCCCGACGGGCGTTGCCCACACCTTCATGGCGGCCGAGGCGCTCACCCAGGCCGCGAGCGGGCTCGGCTATCCGATTCGCGTCGAGACCCAGGGCTCCGTGGGCGCCCAGAACAAGCTGACCGCGGAGGAGATCCGGAACGCCGACGCCGTCATCCTCGCCTGCGACATCGAGGTCGACACCTCGCGGTTCGCGGGCAAGCGCGTGTGGCGGACCTCGACTGGCACAGCCCTCAAGAAGTCGACCCAGACGATCCAGGATGCGCTGGAGAAGGCACAGGTCCAAGGGGGCGGGACAGGGAGCGCGGAGACGCCCGCGGGCAGCGGTGGAGGAGGAGCACCGGGCGCCCGGCGCGGGCCCTACAAGCACCTGCTGACCGGCGTGTCGTTCATGCTGCCCATGGTCGTCGCGGGAGGCCTGCTGATCGCCCTGTCGTTCGTGTTCGGCATCGAGGCCTTCAAGGAGGAGGGCTCGCTGGCCGCGGCGCTCATGCGGGTGGGCGGCGGCACGGCCTTCAAGCTGATGGTGCCGCTGCTGGCGGGCTACATCGCGTACTCCATCGCAGACCGGCCCGGCATCACTCCTGGAATGATCGGCGGCTATCTGGCGAGCGAGCTCGGAGCGGGATTCCTCGGAGGCATCGCCGCGGGCTTCATCGCCGGGTACTCGGCGCGGTTGCTGAGCCGCTCCCTCAAGCTCCCGGTCAGCGTGGAGTCGCTCAAGCCGATCCTCATCATCCCCCTGGTAGCGAGCCTGCTCACCGGGCTGGTGATGATCTACGTCATCGGCACGCCGGTCGCCGCGATCATGTCGTCGCTGACGACGTTCCTGAAGAACATGGGCTCGGGCAACGCGATCATGCTCGGAGCGCTGCTCGGCGCCATGATGTGCTTCGACCTGGGCGGACCGGTCAACAAGGCGGCCTACACCTTCGGCGTCGGCCTGCTGGCGGAGGGAGGAGCAGGCGCGCAATTGCCGATGGCCGCGATCATGGCCGCGGGCATGGTGCCGCCCCTGGGGCTGGGAGTCGCGAGCCTCCTGGCCCGCGCCAAGTTCTCCGAGCCGGAGCGCGAGGCCGGCAAGGCGTCGCTGGTGCTGGGGCTGTGCTTCATCTCCGAAGGCGCCATCCCCTTCATGGCCAAGGACCCGTTCCGCGTGATTCCCACCTGCATGGTGGGTGGCGCGATCACGGGAGCACTGTCGATGTTCTTCGGCGTGCAGCTGATGGCCCCGCATGGTGGGCTGTTCGTGCTGCTCATCCCCCACGCGGTCAGCCACGTGGCGCTGTACCTGCTGGCGCTCGCGATCGGGACCGGGATCATCGGTGGCGGGTACGCGCTGCTCAAGACGGGCAAGGCCGAGATGCCGGAGGCGACCGAGCAGCCACGGAACGCCCCCGTGGCCGCACGGCCGCCCTGA
- the pfkB gene encoding 1-phosphofructokinase produces the protein MARLLTLTLNPALDLSIRLGVLEPGKVNRTESTRLDAGGKGINVARILAGLGHDVTVSGLLGADNETTFVRTFAECGLRDAFIRVSGETRINTKLSEQGGRVTDLNGPGPRIPERSLEELAERLRALRSGLDAVVISGSLPPNVTPAWLADRIREIRQWPTPVWLDTSGPALVSGLAARPSGIKPNETELADWAGYPLQTPEEQLRAALQLNEDGIEDVLLSTGAEGVLWAWRGNVLKARPPRVSVVSTVGAGDTLLAGTLHGVLSGWPREHSLRFATALAAESVRHVGLGDPNASDFDVLQQQTLVQALSVEHLRRETHR, from the coding sequence ATGGCACGGCTCCTGACGCTGACCCTCAACCCCGCCCTGGACCTCTCCATCCGGCTCGGGGTGCTCGAGCCCGGCAAGGTCAACCGGACCGAGAGCACCCGCCTCGACGCGGGCGGCAAGGGCATCAACGTGGCGCGCATCCTCGCGGGCCTGGGGCATGACGTCACCGTGTCGGGGCTGCTCGGCGCCGACAACGAGACGACCTTCGTGCGGACCTTCGCCGAGTGCGGCCTGCGGGACGCGTTCATCCGAGTGTCGGGAGAGACGCGCATCAACACGAAGCTCTCAGAGCAGGGCGGGCGCGTCACCGACCTGAACGGACCGGGGCCCCGGATTCCGGAGCGCTCGCTGGAGGAGCTGGCCGAGCGGCTCCGAGCGCTGCGCAGCGGGCTCGACGCGGTCGTGATCTCCGGCAGCCTGCCCCCCAACGTCACCCCGGCCTGGCTCGCGGACCGCATCCGGGAGATCCGCCAGTGGCCGACCCCTGTGTGGCTCGACACCAGCGGCCCGGCGCTGGTCTCCGGACTGGCCGCTCGGCCCTCGGGCATCAAGCCCAATGAGACCGAGCTGGCTGACTGGGCGGGCTACCCGCTCCAGACGCCCGAGGAGCAGCTCCGGGCCGCGCTCCAGCTCAACGAGGACGGCATCGAGGACGTGCTGCTCTCCACCGGCGCCGAGGGCGTACTCTGGGCCTGGCGCGGCAACGTCCTGAAGGCCCGGCCGCCTCGGGTCTCCGTGGTGAGCACCGTCGGCGCGGGCGACACCCTGCTCGCCGGTACGCTGCACGGCGTGCTGTCGGGCTGGCCACGCGAGCACAGCCTGCGCTTCGCGACGGCGCTCGCCGCCGAGTCCGTGCGCCATGTGGGCCTCGGAGATCCGAACGCCTCGGATTTCGACGTGCTCCAGCAGCAGACCCTCGTTCAAGCCTTGTCCGTGGAGCACCTCCGGCGGGAGACACACCGATGA
- the ptsP gene encoding phosphoenolpyruvate--protein phosphotransferase, with translation MLTLTREDVRLGCRATDWRAALDQAATALVEAGRVSAEYREGLLAREAQSSTYLGHGIAIPHGTLESRRHVRATGVRVLQFPEGISWHDGSRVNLLVAIAAQSDEHLDILRQLTHVLERTGVAETLAGAKSADEVIAALSRELVTAKFDAETLVMELPARDRLELALAAAGRLRNIGCVDSSFVASIAGQQPVPLGQGLWLAYGATGVKTPALGLATPKQRFQDDAGDVAAVFCLAAQGDAHRSLLERLDALIARGDGAELATLPVEQILSRLSGESAQARTARVRLLNAQGLHARPARELVQVARAQTVPVLLRVLEGQGEVVPATSLIRVLGLGARYGQTLVFSAEGEGAEQAVSALADAVRGGLGEPVTPLEEKRQAPAVHAPATAPAAPGPVIAPGADETLTAVPAAPGLAIAPAYVLRLPEFRYPERSSDAARERERLEGALAGARQQLQVVVQRTTGGEVAQILSIHVEMLEDPALRDAAFKAIGEGLSAEAGWWRAIETAARAQEALPDRLLAERAADLRDVGRRVLGLLCGVELPIPPEQPYILVAEDLGPSDVARLDTAKVRGLVTARGGATAHSAILARSLGIAAVVGAGERVLALSSGVELIVDGESGRVVASPSPARRQRTEQRIEEQKALQQAAHGRRHEEARTQDGHRIEVGANIGNTAHAADAVERGAEGIGLLRTEFVFMAHPRMPDLATQIAEYSRAFDALAGRPMVARTLDVGGDKPLEYWPIPAEENPFLGLRGIRLTLTRPEVLETQLRALLTAAGSRPVRIMFPMVKDIDEFRAGKAIFDRVQAEVKATDVQLGVMIEVPSCALLAPALAKEAQFFSIGTNDLTQYTLAIDRDHPQLSVQSDALHPAVLHLIRLTVEAAHAEGRWVGVCGELGSDPLAIPVLVGLGVDELSVTSRRVPLVKARIRELTLPRARELAALALRQPTAAAVRDALEAA, from the coding sequence ATGCTGACGCTCACGCGTGAGGACGTCCGGCTCGGTTGCCGCGCCACGGACTGGCGCGCGGCCCTGGATCAGGCCGCCACCGCACTGGTCGAAGCAGGCCGGGTCTCGGCCGAGTACCGCGAGGGACTCCTCGCACGAGAGGCGCAGTCCTCCACATACCTCGGCCATGGTATTGCGATTCCGCACGGCACCCTGGAGAGCCGACGCCATGTCCGCGCCACGGGCGTGCGCGTGCTGCAGTTTCCGGAAGGCATCTCCTGGCACGACGGCTCCAGGGTGAACCTCCTGGTGGCCATCGCCGCGCAGTCCGACGAGCACCTCGACATCCTGCGCCAGCTCACGCACGTGCTGGAGCGCACGGGCGTGGCCGAGACGCTGGCCGGTGCGAAGAGCGCGGATGAGGTGATTGCGGCGCTGTCCCGCGAGCTGGTGACGGCGAAGTTCGATGCCGAGACGCTCGTCATGGAGCTGCCGGCGCGCGACCGGCTGGAGCTGGCGCTGGCCGCCGCGGGGCGTCTGCGCAACATCGGCTGCGTGGACTCGAGCTTCGTCGCATCCATCGCCGGACAGCAGCCAGTCCCGCTCGGCCAGGGGCTGTGGCTCGCGTACGGCGCCACGGGGGTGAAGACTCCCGCGCTGGGGCTGGCCACTCCGAAGCAGCGCTTCCAGGACGATGCGGGAGACGTGGCCGCCGTCTTCTGCCTGGCGGCCCAGGGGGATGCGCATCGCTCGCTGCTCGAGAGACTCGACGCGCTGATCGCCCGGGGTGATGGAGCCGAGCTCGCCACCCTGCCCGTCGAGCAGATCCTGTCCCGTCTGTCGGGCGAGTCCGCCCAGGCCCGGACCGCGCGGGTCCGCCTGCTCAATGCCCAGGGGCTGCACGCTCGGCCCGCCCGGGAGCTGGTCCAGGTGGCGCGGGCGCAGACCGTGCCCGTCCTCCTCCGCGTCCTCGAAGGACAGGGCGAGGTGGTTCCGGCGACCAGTCTGATCCGGGTCCTCGGGCTCGGCGCGCGGTACGGCCAGACGCTGGTGTTCTCCGCCGAGGGTGAGGGCGCCGAGCAGGCCGTCTCGGCCCTGGCGGACGCGGTCCGTGGTGGACTGGGCGAGCCGGTGACGCCGCTCGAGGAGAAGCGCCAGGCCCCGGCGGTCCATGCTCCCGCGACGGCTCCAGCGGCACCGGGGCCGGTCATCGCTCCGGGCGCCGACGAGACGCTCACGGCCGTGCCGGCGGCTCCCGGGCTCGCGATCGCCCCCGCCTACGTGCTGCGCCTTCCCGAGTTCCGCTATCCCGAGCGCTCGAGCGACGCCGCGCGTGAGCGAGAACGCCTCGAAGGTGCGCTGGCGGGAGCCCGGCAGCAGCTCCAGGTGGTGGTGCAGCGAACGACGGGCGGCGAGGTCGCGCAGATCCTGTCGATCCACGTGGAGATGCTGGAGGACCCGGCGCTGCGCGACGCGGCCTTCAAGGCCATCGGCGAGGGGCTGTCGGCGGAGGCGGGCTGGTGGCGCGCCATCGAGACGGCGGCGCGGGCCCAGGAGGCGCTCCCCGACCGACTGCTGGCCGAGCGCGCCGCGGACCTGCGCGACGTGGGCCGCCGGGTGCTCGGCCTGCTGTGTGGCGTCGAGCTGCCCATCCCTCCGGAGCAGCCCTACATCCTGGTGGCGGAGGACCTCGGGCCCTCGGACGTCGCGCGGCTGGACACGGCGAAGGTCCGCGGTCTCGTCACCGCGCGGGGAGGTGCCACGGCGCATAGCGCGATCCTTGCCCGGTCCCTCGGCATCGCCGCGGTCGTCGGAGCCGGTGAGCGCGTGCTGGCCCTGAGCTCTGGGGTCGAGCTGATCGTCGACGGCGAGAGCGGACGTGTCGTCGCCTCTCCGAGTCCGGCGCGTCGTCAGCGCACCGAGCAGCGCATCGAGGAGCAGAAGGCGCTCCAGCAGGCGGCCCACGGCCGGCGCCACGAGGAGGCCCGCACGCAGGACGGTCACCGGATCGAAGTCGGCGCGAACATCGGCAACACCGCGCATGCCGCCGACGCCGTCGAGCGCGGCGCGGAAGGCATTGGGCTGCTGCGCACCGAGTTCGTGTTCATGGCCCATCCGCGGATGCCGGATCTGGCCACGCAGATTGCCGAATACAGCCGGGCGTTCGACGCGCTCGCGGGCCGCCCGATGGTCGCGCGCACCCTGGATGTGGGCGGAGACAAGCCGCTGGAGTACTGGCCCATCCCCGCCGAGGAGAACCCCTTCCTGGGGCTGCGAGGCATCCGCCTGACGCTGACCCGGCCCGAGGTGCTCGAGACGCAGCTACGCGCCCTGCTGACCGCCGCGGGCTCGCGGCCGGTGCGCATCATGTTCCCGATGGTCAAGGACATCGATGAGTTCCGCGCGGGCAAGGCCATCTTCGACCGGGTGCAGGCCGAGGTGAAGGCGACCGACGTCCAGCTCGGCGTCATGATCGAGGTGCCCTCCTGCGCCCTGCTCGCTCCAGCGCTCGCGAAGGAGGCCCAGTTCTTCTCGATTGGAACCAACGATCTGACGCAGTACACGCTGGCGATCGACAGAGACCATCCCCAGCTGTCGGTGCAGTCCGATGCGCTGCACCCGGCCGTGCTCCACCTGATTCGCCTGACGGTCGAGGCCGCTCATGCCGAGGGCCGCTGGGTGGGCGTGTGCGGCGAGCTCGGCTCCGACCCGCTGGCGATTCCGGTCCTCGTCGGGCTCGGGGTGGATGAGCTGTCCGTCACCAGCCGCCGTGTGCCGCTGGTGAAGGCCCGAATCCGGGAGCTGACTCTGCCTCGTGCCCGCGAGCTGGCCGCGCTCGCCCTGCGGCAGCCCACCGCCGCCGCGGTGCGCGATGCCCTGGAGGCGGCCTGA
- a CDS encoding SRPBCC family protein, producing MGQSHIRFRATLKAPIEVVFERLTDHEDMRNWPGVTGCRLVREGTPRNGVGAVRVVSHPFISVMEEVNLYEPPRRIGYSIIKGMPIRHQGIVTLVERGEQVDLDWEVKISSRVPLLAQAIGRFIQRGLGHVFATYFVPKVEETARARLRPPAQGAVR from the coding sequence ATGGGACAAAGCCACATCCGTTTCCGAGCCACCTTGAAGGCCCCGATCGAGGTCGTGTTCGAGCGGCTGACGGACCATGAGGACATGCGGAACTGGCCAGGTGTCACCGGCTGCCGGCTGGTCCGCGAGGGGACACCGCGCAACGGAGTGGGAGCCGTCCGTGTCGTGTCACACCCCTTCATCTCCGTCATGGAGGAGGTCAACCTCTATGAGCCTCCCCGCCGCATCGGGTACTCCATCATCAAGGGCATGCCGATCCGCCACCAGGGCATCGTGACGCTCGTCGAGCGGGGCGAGCAGGTCGACCTCGACTGGGAGGTGAAGATCTCCAGTCGGGTTCCGCTGCTGGCGCAGGCCATCGGCCGCTTCATCCAGCGGGGCCTGGGCCATGTCTTCGCCACGTACTTCGTTCCGAAGGTCGAGGAGACGGCCCGCGCGAGGCTCCGTCCACCGGCTCAGGGGGCCGTGCGATGA